A genomic segment from Alteribacillus bidgolensis encodes:
- a CDS encoding DinB family protein, with protein sequence MIINTNGFIYAADMTNQLAEELPEKLWDKPLIAELGTIRKWFMHMIRVRGVYAGSLMTGKVEFPGHLVPGDASIILELRRSTEELSWAFEETQKHRILMYQEYITPEELLHIAIQHEGIHQGQYYIAFQQAGIKLPEQWRRDWNM encoded by the coding sequence GTGATAATTAATACCAATGGTTTCATATATGCTGCTGATATGACAAACCAATTGGCCGAAGAATTACCCGAAAAGTTATGGGACAAGCCATTAATTGCTGAATTGGGAACGATTCGAAAATGGTTTATGCACATGATTCGAGTCAGAGGCGTCTACGCTGGTTCTCTTATGACAGGTAAAGTAGAATTTCCAGGACATTTAGTGCCAGGAGATGCATCTATCATTCTTGAATTAAGACGAAGCACAGAAGAATTATCCTGGGCGTTTGAAGAAACACAGAAGCACCGAATCCTTATGTATCAGGAATATATTACACCGGAGGAATTGCTTCACATAGCCATTCAGCATGAAGGCATCCATCAAGGGCAATACTATATAGCATTTCAACAAGCTGGGATTAAATTACCTGAACAGTGGCGAAGAGATTGGAACATGTGA
- a CDS encoding L-lactate permease: MSTGALSFLAIIPIITVLFFLVFLRWPAKKAMPIAFLVTVLVAYFVWEVPVNQIAGASLQGITTALEVLFIVFGAILMLNTLKESGAIQTIRQGFTDISPDRRIQAIIICWLFGSFIEGASGWGTPAAIIAPLLVAVGFPAMGAVMVALIIQSAPVSFGAVGTPILIGVQSGLAGSSAVEETAASIGMTLDQYVRMIGGEVAIFHGIVGLFIPLFMVTMLTFFFGENRSIKEGLAVWKFALFAGLSFTIPFTLVANLLGPEFPAMFGGLIGLAIVVPAAKKGLFMPKKDWDFAASSTWDPAWTGNLKIEPAQTLQPVSPVKAWIPYIIVGVLLVITRLESLPFGAWLKAFVIKAEKVFGSSISIESTPLFLPGFILLIVSVLSAFLYKMNRSTYGRAWKESGKTILAASPALLFSVPMVQVFINSDANNGGFESMPLVLAESVSGLAGSNWPAVAPAIGALGAFVAGSNTISNMMFSLFQFGTAQNVGINPSIVVALQAVGGAAGNMICVHNVVAASAAAGLIGKEGELIRKTFIPTVYYVFFAGGAGYIFIHGLGFNIGTVMAAIIAVLFLYACYQGQLQNKAEQQFYKWNRSA; this comes from the coding sequence TTGAGTACAGGAGCCTTGTCATTTTTAGCCATAATACCTATCATAACAGTATTATTTTTTCTCGTATTTCTTCGCTGGCCGGCAAAAAAGGCGATGCCGATTGCTTTTCTTGTAACTGTATTGGTTGCTTATTTTGTTTGGGAAGTACCTGTTAATCAGATTGCTGGGGCTAGTTTGCAAGGAATTACTACTGCCTTGGAAGTTCTCTTTATTGTGTTCGGCGCAATATTAATGCTGAATACGTTGAAAGAAAGCGGCGCGATACAAACTATTCGTCAAGGGTTTACTGATATTAGTCCAGATCGAAGAATTCAAGCCATTATTATTTGCTGGTTATTTGGCTCTTTTATTGAAGGTGCATCTGGTTGGGGCACACCGGCTGCTATTATAGCTCCTTTATTAGTTGCCGTTGGATTTCCAGCGATGGGAGCTGTAATGGTTGCCTTAATTATTCAATCAGCACCCGTTTCGTTTGGAGCGGTGGGAACACCGATATTAATAGGAGTGCAGTCGGGCCTTGCGGGCTCTTCTGCTGTAGAAGAAACAGCAGCCTCAATAGGAATGACATTAGACCAATATGTTCGCATGATTGGCGGAGAAGTAGCCATTTTTCATGGAATTGTCGGTTTATTTATTCCGCTGTTTATGGTAACCATGCTGACGTTCTTTTTTGGGGAAAATCGTTCGATTAAAGAAGGTCTGGCCGTTTGGAAGTTTGCATTATTTGCGGGGCTGTCGTTTACGATCCCTTTTACTTTAGTAGCTAATTTACTGGGTCCTGAGTTCCCTGCGATGTTTGGTGGATTGATAGGACTTGCAATTGTCGTGCCTGCTGCTAAAAAAGGCCTGTTTATGCCGAAAAAAGATTGGGATTTTGCAGCGTCTTCCACATGGGATCCGGCATGGACTGGAAATCTGAAAATTGAACCAGCTCAAACCTTGCAGCCGGTATCCCCAGTAAAAGCCTGGATTCCTTATATTATTGTAGGGGTATTGCTTGTGATCACGCGTTTAGAGTCGCTTCCATTTGGAGCATGGCTTAAAGCATTTGTCATAAAAGCAGAAAAAGTATTTGGAAGCTCAATTTCAATTGAAAGCACCCCTTTATTTTTACCCGGGTTTATATTATTAATAGTTTCTGTATTATCTGCGTTTTTATATAAAATGAATCGTTCCACATACGGAAGGGCCTGGAAAGAGTCAGGAAAAACAATTTTGGCAGCGTCACCTGCACTGCTTTTTTCTGTACCAATGGTTCAAGTTTTTATTAATTCCGACGCTAACAATGGCGGTTTTGAAAGCATGCCGCTTGTGCTTGCAGAAAGTGTTTCGGGGCTTGCAGGAAGCAATTGGCCAGCAGTTGCACCGGCCATTGGAGCATTAGGTGCTTTTGTAGCAGGAAGTAATACAATTAGCAACATGATGTTTTCTTTATTCCAATTTGGAACGGCGCAGAATGTCGGCATTAATCCATCGATTGTCGTTGCTCTTCAAGCAGTGGGCGGTGCTGCTGGGAATATGATTTGTGTGCACAACGTTGTAGCGGCTTCGGCTGCTGCAGGATTAATTGGAAAAGAAGGAGAACTAATTAGAAAGACTTTCATACCAACTGTTTACTATGTGTTCTTCGCTGGAGGGGCAGGATATATATTCATTCACGGTCTTGGCTTCAACATTGGAACAGTGATGGCTGCCATTATCGCCGTATTGTTCCTTTATGCTTGCTATCAAGGACAGCTTCAAAATAAAGCAGAGCAGCAGTTTTACAAATGGAACCGAAGTGCCTAA
- a CDS encoding (Fe-S)-binding protein, protein MKVSLFITCLGDVFYPGVGKDMVELLERHGCEIDFPENQTCCGQPAYNSGYHKDTKKAAKHMIKTFEHANAVVTPSGSCAAMLKEYPQLLKDEPKWDERAEALAEKTYELTQFLYRVLHVTDTGASLVAKATYHTSCHMTRLLGEKEAPFQLLSNVKGLQLKDLPNKQNCCGFGGTFAVKMTSISEQMVDEKVDHVEETEADILIGADSGCLMNIGGRINRKNKPIKVMHIAQVLNSREA, encoded by the coding sequence ATGAAAGTATCTCTATTTATTACATGTCTTGGCGATGTGTTTTATCCAGGTGTCGGAAAAGACATGGTTGAGCTGTTAGAAAGACATGGGTGTGAAATAGATTTTCCCGAAAATCAGACTTGCTGCGGGCAGCCCGCATACAACAGCGGCTACCATAAAGATACAAAGAAAGCCGCAAAGCATATGATAAAAACGTTTGAACATGCTAATGCCGTCGTCACTCCTTCCGGTTCATGCGCTGCGATGCTTAAAGAGTATCCACAACTATTGAAGGATGAACCGAAATGGGATGAAAGAGCTGAAGCCCTGGCAGAAAAAACGTATGAGCTAACACAGTTTTTATATAGAGTGCTTCATGTCACGGATACTGGAGCATCTCTAGTGGCAAAAGCGACGTATCATACATCCTGCCACATGACTAGGCTGCTTGGAGAAAAGGAAGCGCCATTTCAGCTCCTATCAAACGTTAAAGGACTTCAATTGAAAGATCTCCCGAACAAACAAAACTGCTGTGGTTTTGGCGGAACCTTTGCAGTAAAAATGACCTCCATCTCAGAACAGATGGTAGATGAGAAAGTAGATCACGTTGAAGAAACGGAAGCTGATATTTTAATAGGAGCAGACAGCGGCTGCTTAATGAACATTGGCGGACGTATTAACCGGAAAAATAAACCTATTAAAGTAATGCACATTGCCCAAGTACTGAACAGCAGGGAAGCCTAA